CGACAAGCTTGTGATTTATCCGATGCCGAGTTTGGTCGCGACTTTGCTGAACCGCGAGCGCGCCAAGGGCAGTCCGTTGACCGAAGCAGAGGTCATCGAGATTCGAGACAACTGCCCGTCTGTTGCAGTCCCGATTGACGTAGTGCCGAAGATTGATGCCGAGCGTGGCTACAAGGACATTGACCCGGAGCGATGCTGGGAGGAGTGGCAGGAGACACGGAAGAGTTTGGTATGATGATGACGTGGCCTAACCAGGGCGCTACAGCTAACCGCCGCCCCGTTGGGCAGTAGGACGGTCCGGGTAATTTGTTCGCGACTGTTGCAGCCGACCGGGCCGTAATTCATAATATTTTAAAATTGCCAAAGCAACAGTTCAGCGGCGGCCGCTGTGCTTGGTCGTTAGGTCGACGCGCGCTATCATGCCAAAGCCGAATCCAAACGACATCAGTATCGGTCCTGACAAGTGGATTACCTTTGTTGACATCGCTGGCCGTCCATATGCACAGGCTGTTTCCATTGATCATATGATCTCAGCTATGGAGTCGTTTTGGTCAGCTTTGGAGACTGAGTGTGTTGCCGGGTGTTGTGGTATTGATGCGTTTTCACTCTGGCCAGAGGACATTCAGGCTGTCTGTCGCTCACAGGATGAGCGGTCGATAGCATCAGGGCTTGAGGCCCTGCTTGAGTTTATCGAGAAGAGTAGGGCAGACACTTTTGTCAGTAGTCGCCTGAACAATCTTTTTGATAAGAAGGGTCTCATTGAGTTGATTCAGCACCTTCAGAGTTATGTGGTATCACACAAGTCGGCCTAACCAGAGCGCTGCAGCGAACCGCCGCCCCGCTGGGCAGTAGGACGGTTCAGGTAATTTGTTCGCGACTGTTGCAGCCGATGAGGCCGTATTTCATAATATTTGTAATTGCCAAAGCAACAGTTCGGCGGCGGCCGCTGTGCTTGGGTCGTTAGGTGGCGGCGGGCGTAGCAATTGTAATTGAAGCTATTCGATGGAGGGAGCATGCCCGAAGAGTCAATAGAACCGATCGAAATTGTCGGCGTCGTCCAACCTCCGGGGCCTGGTGGGGGAAAAAACGACAACGAAGAACTCTGGTCGCTAATCGTCATTGTTCATCCTTGGAAACATGAAGGCGGTCTGCTCGACTCGCGCAGGCTGCGACTTGTGCAAAACGGATTCACCGACGACCAACTCCGACAGAGCATGGCATCGATCAAACCTTACAGCGTTATGCGCGCTCGCGTAAGATTGTTTGAGCATAGTCCGAATATGTTCTTGTCAGCGGAGGTAATCGAAGTTCGGAATCGCAATGATCCCGACACGGAACTTCATGCGATCGCGAGCGAGCAGCAAAAGCCGATTGTCCTCAAGCATCCGCTCCTCGGCCAACTCACCTTCGAGCGGGGATACAACTCATTCCAGGCAAAGCTCACGCTGGCAGAGGAACCAATCAGGCTTAGAGTCGACGCGGACGGGGAAGCACCCGATCCGGCCACCCTGTCAATTGCCGAACAGTTTTGGAAGGAGAATGCCGACTGGGATCGTCGACTCCGTGAGTTCGCGGCGGCTCGATTAATCGAGTTAAAAAACGACACGTGGCTCCAAGAGGGTGAAAAGCCGCTGACCGAAGCAGAATTCATCAAAAAGTTGATTCCCAACTCGATAGGCTTCGATCCGCCGGACGGCTTCACGATTTATTACGACGACGGCGACATCTTTTGGGGGCATGCCATTGAAATCCGCGGCACCCTGAGCATAGGGCCGCAGTCCGCCGAGATAACCGGCTAACACTGACACACGGCGGTGCGGCGACGCCACATAACCAACCAATGCAGTGGACCGAGCCGGTGGGTAAGTTTCTTGTAGTTCGTGAGCCGGCATGGTGCCGAATAGGCCACTGAGCGGAATCCATAATTTTGCAGAAGCCATGGCCCAGATTGAGCACCTTAACGATCACCCTGACGACTCTAATCGCGGGCTCTATCTTCTCGATTGCAGCGCCTTCACCGACATTCTTCCGGCCGTTTCCCAACTTCCGGGTAAACACTTTGTCACTCTGATGGTCGCGGATTTCTCTACCGTGACTCAAGAACATATGGTGGCCTTGTCGCAACAATTGATTGCGGCTGGTTCTCGATACTTCTGTGCATGGGGACGCGATTGCCAAATGGCTCACCTTGCTTTTGATCTTGCCTGCTGCGAATACGAAGCCGACAATGAACAAGTGATTATCACGACAGATCACTCAAACGAATCAATTGAAGACGCAATATGGTTTGCTTTGGTCTGCGCGTATCCCGTCGATCCGTACGACAAAGAGTGGCACGCTACGATAGCAATTTGCGTCAACAACCAATCCGCGTCGCACATAGTACGCAAAGCATTCACGGACCCGCTCAAATTCTCCGAAAAGAATGGTTCCGTCGTGGATGAAGAAACATAACAATACCGGGTACCGGATATCCCAGGAACTTGTTCTTGGGCGGCTAAACCGCAAGAAGCACCTCTTATATTTATCATTGCCTTACCCCGGGGAGTCGCTGCTCTGCAACCCGGGACTATGTTCTGTAACCGCTGCGCGGTAGGAGGGGAAGGCAATTAAGAATTAAAAATTAAGAATTAAAAATAGAATATTAAGAGTGGTCATTAGCTATAAAGATGTCGCTCTTTCGGAGCTACGCGTCGCGGTTTGCAATAAATTAAAGACCAAAGACCCAAAATCAGATCGGCGACGAAACGTTGCTGCTACGGGCAGATCGGCGACGAAACGTCGCCGCTACGACCAGATCGGCGACTGAGTCGCCTCCTACAGATTGTATTCTCTGTGAACCTCGGCCTTTCCTCCGCTCCTCCGTGACAAATGTATTTCTCAAAAGGCTCCGCGCTCCGCTGCGCGTCGCGGCTAAACAAAGACCAAAAACCAAAAACCAGCATGGCGAGAAAAACGTCGCCGCTACGGGTAGAACAGCGAGTAAAACTCGCCACTACGACTGTTCGTCGCAAATTCCCCGGCCAAAGCAGACCAGGCACATATCGTCGCTTTGGGGATGTCCGCTGACAAACGCCTTAATATCGTCCAGGATCAGATGCCCCAGGTCGCTGACATCGTTAAAGGACTTGCCCATTTGCCCGCGCAGGCGGTCCGTGCCATACAACTCTTTTTGCGGGTTCATCGCCTCGCTAAAACCATCCGTATACAACGCGACAAATTGCCCCTTTGCCAGCGTGCGCTGGTTGGCCGTGTATTCGTAGCCATCCACCACGCCCAGCGGCAGTCCGGAGTCATCCTCCGCAAAGGCGGTGATAACACCGGTTTCTTCGCGAATCAGGGGGGCCATGTGCCCGGCGTTAACCACGGTGATTTCGTGCGTGCGGGGATCCAGCACCAACAGCACAAAGGTGACAAACCGGTCTTCCCAGCCGTGGCGGCAAAAGTTGGCGTTGATTTTATTTACCGCCAGATTCAACTCGGGCTCGCTGGCCAGGCAGTATCGGACATCACTAGAAAGTTTGGCCATGACCAGGGCCGCGGAAACCCCTTTGCCCGCGACATCGGCCAGGATTACCGCCACACGCCCTCCGGGCAGGGGGATATAGTCATAAAAGTCCCCCCCCACTTGATTGGCTGGCTCGTAAAAGTCAAAAAAGTGATAGTTGGGTATGAGCGGCGGCGAGGAGGGCAAAAGTCCCTGCTGCACCTTATGGGCCAGCGCCAAATCCCGATCCAACTGGTGCTGGCGGAGTAGGTTTTCGTGCATTTGGATGTTATCCAGCACGAACGCCGCCTGCGTCGCCACCCCGGCCAAGACCTCTAAGTCTTCTTCTTGAAAGCGGTTGCGCTGATCCAGACTGTCGATCTGGATCAGGCCCAGGGCCTCGTTGTCGCTATTGACCAAGGGGGCGCACATGAGCGAACGGATGCGAAAATCGGCGATGCTTTGGCTCATTTCAAAGCGTTCATCCGTGGCGGCGTCGGCGGACAGGATGGCCTGTTTGCTTTGGATGACCTCGTTCACGATGGTCCGGCTCAGGCGGATGGATTCGTCCGCATCCCCCCGGCGGTGTTTGACCGAGCGCGGGACAATCTTGCCATCCTTGGTCTTGAGCGCCACCAATCCCCGATCCGCCTGGACAAAAATCTTAAACAGACTTTCCAGCAGCTTGGGGAGCACATCATCCAGCGATAAGGTTTTGCACAGACTTTGGGTGATTTCTATAAGGGCCCGCAGCTTTACTTCGGGATTGACCGCCAGCCGAATTCCCCCCTTGCCGGAGGAAATGTCTAGCTTGGACATGATGGCACCACGAGATTCCGGCGTGGCGGAGCTGTCCTCCTCCATGAGGACGCCAAAGCCAAAATCGCTTAGCGTGCGGCCGTTCGACAGTGTTTGCCGTGTATTGAGCAGGGATTCCAGCTCAAAAGCGAATTCCAGGTCGCAAATCCGAATTCGGTCCCCCGATTGCAGCGGTTGCCGTCCCTGCACCAGCTCATCATTCAAAAACGTGCCGTTGCGACTTTTTAAATCTTCTAGTAAATACCTGCCATCCAAGAGCAAAATATGCGCGTGCTGGCGGCTAACCGCCCCCACGTCGATGACGACTTGGCAGTCGGGATGACGGCCCAATATCATGCGTTCGCCAACCAAGGGGAAATTTTGGCCGGCATGGTCGCCATTGAGGAGCTTGAGGGATGCGGTGGTTGTCGTCGTCGTAAGATCGGCCAGACTCATGCAAATCACAGCGAGTTAAAAGCCAGGAACCGATAGTCAGCCTAGATTGTAGACCCCGCCGCAAACTCTCGTCAATTCGGGGCAATTGCATTTAGCTGATGGCATTTTCAGCGGCATCGCCGCCGCGGCGTCAAAAAAACTCAAATTGGCCTAAAATCAAGCGGATCGGCCCACCAGCCAGCCGCAAAGATTGAAAAAAAAGAGTAAAAATCCAGCCAGGGCAAACACACTTTTCACCTGTTCCCATGCGTTATCGCCGGCAAATTGCCACAGGCTAAATTCGCGCACGGTCCCGCCGTGGGTGGTGAGGGGGGGTAGCCCGGAATGAGAATTAACGGTTAATGGCCTATCCGCTGGAGAAAAGAAATTTCCCTGGTTTTGTCGGGGTTGCCCAGAGGGTGGCTGCGTCGCGGGAACGGCGGAAGCTGATAACACAGGATCTATGGGTAGAAGAGGACTGGCGACCGGCAGGGCAGGGGATTGAGAGGAAGCCTGCGGGGAATTTGGCAACGCAACCGCCAAATCCCGGGTGGGCCGAATGCTCGGATTTGAAAATGAATTAATGGCTGCTTTTGTTCGATCTGGGGTCTGTGATAAAGGCTGCGTCCCGAGCTGGCTTTGTGGTGCCTGGTTTTGGAGTGTCTGATTTAGCGTTGTCTGATTTTGGCGCGAAACATTCGCAAGTTGCTCCAGTTTGGGCCGGGGGGTCCCCGGCACAGCGAGCTTTTCCAGGGGGGGCAAGGAATCGAGAAACTCGACCACGCGTCCTCCGTACGCGCCGCTGGTGTAACCGTCTCCCTGGCCAAATAATACCCCCGCGACTTCGCCCCGGGCATTCAGGATAGGCCCGCCGGAATCTCCCTGGCGGGCAGCGGC
Above is a window of Pirellulales bacterium DNA encoding:
- a CDS encoding serine protease — its product is MASPFARHGGFFPFRAGWLVRLCCAFCCAGWFYPGHILAQLNYPADTPQLASQQSWWQTLWGAPGSQRSIPVAQGRAVSKTPHPAIARIIAPEKKSLALGSGTLIAKTATYGLVITNWHVVRDATHGAVVVFPDGTQYQGRVVKTDRDWDLAAIVIPPPGVEPLPLTTVAPKLGETLWIAGYGSGDYLLQTGRCSQYLAPAANWPLEIVELGAAARQGDSGGPILNARGEVAGVLFGQGDGYTSGAYGGRVVEFLDSLPPLEKLAVPGTPRPKLEQLANVSRQNQTTLNQTLQNQAPQSQLGTQPLSQTPDRTKAAINSFSNPSIRPTRDLAVALPNSPQASSQSPALPVASPLLPIDPVLSASAVPATQPPSGQPRQNQGNFFSPADRPLTVNSHSGLPPLTTHGGTVREFSLWQFAGDNAWEQVKSVFALAGFLLFFFNLCGWLVGRSA
- a CDS encoding SpoIIE family protein phosphatase, whose protein sequence is MSLADLTTTTTTASLKLLNGDHAGQNFPLVGERMILGRHPDCQVVIDVGAVSRQHAHILLLDGRYLLEDLKSRNGTFLNDELVQGRQPLQSGDRIRICDLEFAFELESLLNTRQTLSNGRTLSDFGFGVLMEEDSSATPESRGAIMSKLDISSGKGGIRLAVNPEVKLRALIEITQSLCKTLSLDDVLPKLLESLFKIFVQADRGLVALKTKDGKIVPRSVKHRRGDADESIRLSRTIVNEVIQSKQAILSADAATDERFEMSQSIADFRIRSLMCAPLVNSDNEALGLIQIDSLDQRNRFQEEDLEVLAGVATQAAFVLDNIQMHENLLRQHQLDRDLALAHKVQQGLLPSSPPLIPNYHFFDFYEPANQVGGDFYDYIPLPGGRVAVILADVAGKGVSAALVMAKLSSDVRYCLASEPELNLAVNKINANFCRHGWEDRFVTFVLLVLDPRTHEITVVNAGHMAPLIREETGVITAFAEDDSGLPLGVVDGYEYTANQRTLAKGQFVALYTDGFSEAMNPQKELYGTDRLRGQMGKSFNDVSDLGHLILDDIKAFVSGHPQSDDMCLVCFGRGICDEQS
- a CDS encoding DUF6331 family protein, which codes for MPKPNPNDISIGPDKWITFVDIAGRPYAQAVSIDHMISAMESFWSALETECVAGCCGIDAFSLWPEDIQAVCRSQDERSIASGLEALLEFIEKSRADTFVSSRLNNLFDKKGLIELIQHLQSYVVSHKSA
- a CDS encoding DUF2262 domain-containing protein, whose translation is MPEESIEPIEIVGVVQPPGPGGGKNDNEELWSLIVIVHPWKHEGGLLDSRRLRLVQNGFTDDQLRQSMASIKPYSVMRARVRLFEHSPNMFLSAEVIEVRNRNDPDTELHAIASEQQKPIVLKHPLLGQLTFERGYNSFQAKLTLAEEPIRLRVDADGEAPDPATLSIAEQFWKENADWDRRLREFAAARLIELKNDTWLQEGEKPLTEAEFIKKLIPNSIGFDPPDGFTIYYDDGDIFWGHAIEIRGTLSIGPQSAEITG